One part of the Pseudopipra pipra isolate bDixPip1 chromosome 3, bDixPip1.hap1, whole genome shotgun sequence genome encodes these proteins:
- the LOC135410766 gene encoding estradiol 17-beta-dehydrogenase 2-like isoform X1, producing MIFLLQHFFLLAVDLVLAMTLSCLLYAMACISIAFLTCFVIIFSFGTVERHIDVKGKAVVVLVSNSSIGRMFARNLDKAGFRVSAAHWPAREKGTATEECSSNTEVAQLHMTEDEYQKAVKTFVESHLALKGMCGTMKKPSILIWEEGAPDTCGSPETRTSWEQKKALKAPRRNCLLQPVLCVTVLFRPLTWALTVLRRSPKLLVLLLKPKN from the exons ATGATTTTCCTCCTGCAGCATTTCTTCCTGCTGGCCGTAGACTTAGTGCTCGCCATGACCCTTTCCTGCCTCTTGTACGCCATGGCCTGCATTTCCATCGCCTTCCTGACCTGCTTCGTTATCATCTTCTCCTTCGGCACCGTGGAGAGGCACATTGATGTGAAAGGGAAAGCGGTTGTGGTTCTTGTGTCCAACAGTTCCATTGGGAGGATGTTTGCCAGGAACCTGGATAAAGCAGGTTTCAGGGTGTCTGCTGCACATTGGCCCGCCCGAGAGAAGGGGACAGCTACAGAGGAGTGCTCCTCAAACACGGAGGTGGCCCAGCTCCACATGACTGAAGACGAGTATCAGAAGGCAGTGAAAACCTTCGTAGAAAGCCACTTAGCCCTGAAAG GCATGTGTGGGACGATGAAGAAGCCGTCGATCCTCATTTGGGAAGAAGGGGCACCAGACACGTGTGGGTCACCTGAGACAAGAACCTCCTGGGAACAGAAGAAAGCTCTCAAGGCTCCACGTAGGAACTGCTTATTGCAGCCAG TTCTCTGTGTCACAGTCCTCTTTCGCCCACTGACCTGGGCCCTGACTGTCCTGAGGAGAAGCCCAAAGCTCCTTGTGCTTCTGCTGAAGCCCAAAAACTGA
- the LOC135410766 gene encoding estradiol 17-beta-dehydrogenase 2-like isoform X2, translated as MIFLLQHFFLLAVDLVLAMTLSCLLYAMACISIAFLTCFVIIFSFGTVERHIDVKGKAVVVLVSNSSIGRMFARNLDKAGFRVSAAHWPAREKGTATEECSSNTEVAQLHMTEDEYQKAVKTFVESHLALKDNSSAKSRAPRMCT; from the exons ATGATTTTCCTCCTGCAGCATTTCTTCCTGCTGGCCGTAGACTTAGTGCTCGCCATGACCCTTTCCTGCCTCTTGTACGCCATGGCCTGCATTTCCATCGCCTTCCTGACCTGCTTCGTTATCATCTTCTCCTTCGGCACCGTGGAGAGGCACATTGATGTGAAAGGGAAAGCGGTTGTGGTTCTTGTGTCCAACAGTTCCATTGGGAGGATGTTTGCCAGGAACCTGGATAAAGCAGGTTTCAGGGTGTCTGCTGCACATTGGCCCGCCCGAGAGAAGGGGACAGCTACAGAGGAGTGCTCCTCAAACACGGAGGTGGCCCAGCTCCACATGACTGAAGACGAGTATCAGAAGGCAGTGAAAACCTTCGTAGAAAGCCACTTAGCCCTGAAAG ACAACTCCTCTGCCAAGAGCCGAGCGCCCCGGATGTGCACATAG